One Bremerella cremea genomic window carries:
- a CDS encoding aminotransferase class V-fold PLP-dependent enzyme — protein sequence MSDFLLDPEVIFLNHGSFGACPKTVFEEYQRWQRELERQPVRFLQRELPGLLADARRQVASYLGANANEVVFVANPTFAANTIARSLPLGPDDEVLISDHEYGACRFAFEHAAQQKGFRVVQQAIALPVESPEAIADAFWQGVTEKTKLIFLSHITSATALELPVAQICQRAREAGILTMIDGAHAPGQIDVDLCKLGADFYTATCHKWMCAPKGSGIFYAREDRQHLVEPLVVGWGWGAEKTFHRENEFIEHHEWLGTYDPSAFLTVPAAITWQNQVVTKEVRQRSRDLVHSAVHLAAQIDGIERVHPDSFYYQMGLIDVTAKCVDAEALKSRLYEKYRIEIPVIRWQDRIFIRVSAHAYTTQGDIQALIQALQEQLSPQNS from the coding sequence ATGTCCGATTTCTTGCTTGATCCCGAGGTCATCTTCCTGAATCACGGTTCGTTTGGAGCTTGCCCAAAAACCGTCTTTGAAGAATACCAGCGGTGGCAAAGAGAATTAGAACGGCAACCGGTCCGATTTCTGCAGCGCGAACTTCCTGGCTTGCTTGCCGATGCCCGCCGCCAAGTTGCCTCGTATTTGGGAGCCAACGCGAATGAAGTTGTCTTTGTCGCTAATCCCACGTTTGCCGCGAATACGATTGCCCGTTCTCTTCCACTGGGACCTGACGACGAGGTTTTGATTTCGGATCACGAGTACGGCGCCTGCCGTTTTGCCTTTGAACATGCTGCTCAGCAAAAGGGCTTTCGTGTCGTTCAACAGGCGATTGCCTTGCCGGTTGAATCTCCCGAGGCAATCGCTGATGCTTTCTGGCAAGGCGTGACTGAGAAGACCAAGCTTATTTTTCTCAGTCACATTACTTCCGCCACAGCACTTGAGTTGCCGGTCGCCCAGATTTGTCAGCGAGCTCGCGAAGCTGGGATCTTGACGATGATCGACGGAGCCCACGCTCCCGGCCAGATCGATGTCGATCTTTGCAAGCTAGGCGCCGACTTTTATACGGCGACTTGCCACAAGTGGATGTGTGCTCCGAAGGGATCAGGCATTTTCTACGCCCGAGAAGATCGGCAACATTTGGTCGAGCCGTTGGTGGTTGGTTGGGGCTGGGGAGCGGAAAAGACCTTTCATCGTGAAAACGAGTTCATCGAGCATCATGAGTGGCTAGGAACCTACGATCCGTCCGCATTTTTAACCGTGCCGGCGGCGATTACTTGGCAGAATCAAGTGGTGACGAAAGAGGTGCGGCAACGCTCGCGCGACTTGGTACATTCGGCAGTTCATCTGGCCGCACAGATCGACGGAATTGAACGAGTGCATCCTGATAGCTTCTATTATCAGATGGGCCTAATTGATGTGACGGCAAAATGCGTCGACGCGGAAGCTCTGAAGTCGCGGCTTTACGAGAAGTATCGAATCGAAATACCGGTTATTCGCTGGCAGGATCGAATCTTCATTCGTGTCTCGGCCCATGCCTATACCACGCAGGGCGATATCCAAGCACTCATCCAGGCCCTTCAGGAACAACTGAGCCCTCAAAATAGTTGA
- a CDS encoding sigma-54-dependent transcriptional regulator: MLTSEATKRILVADDEPLFLITTGELLKKAGFECRCASDAETALKYLASERFDLILSDLNVPGNLKLELLREGREKWPEIPLVVVTGVPSLPTAIESVRLGISDYLLKPVKFDDLIASIQRILRPENTSQALNTSGERKALLEAFPDIITQGEAMLEVLEVIDRVAPTNTNVLITGESGTGKEVVARAIHERSSRRDYPFQVIDCTSIPESLFESIVFGHRKGSFTGAVANQEGLLERSQHGTVFFDELGELPLLSQAKLLRAVQERSYTPVGDTTPIQFDARFICATNRALESEVLAGRFRRDLFYRLGVVNLELPPLRERGEDVILLAHHFLEKLRNSDSGPTRFSTPVLERFREYGWPGNIRELRNVVERTIALARNDQIETEDLPRALQEKQAGRLVESEVGEISRETALDSADYKYLTLLLTKHNGNVSHAAEQAGISRQGIHKLLKKHGISAANFRA, encoded by the coding sequence ATGTTGACTAGCGAAGCTACCAAAAGAATTCTCGTTGCCGACGACGAGCCTTTATTTTTGATTACTACCGGCGAACTGCTGAAGAAGGCTGGCTTCGAGTGTCGCTGTGCCTCGGATGCTGAAACGGCACTGAAGTACCTGGCGAGTGAAAGATTCGACCTGATTCTTTCCGATTTGAATGTGCCAGGGAATCTCAAGCTAGAGCTGCTACGCGAGGGGCGCGAGAAGTGGCCTGAGATTCCCTTGGTTGTCGTGACCGGCGTGCCTTCTTTGCCGACGGCGATCGAAAGTGTTCGCCTGGGGATTTCCGATTACCTTCTCAAGCCGGTAAAGTTTGACGACTTGATTGCGAGTATTCAGCGTATTTTGCGGCCAGAGAATACATCTCAGGCATTAAACACGAGCGGTGAACGCAAAGCACTTTTGGAAGCCTTTCCCGATATCATCACCCAGGGTGAAGCGATGCTGGAGGTGCTAGAGGTGATCGATCGGGTTGCTCCCACCAACACGAATGTCTTGATCACCGGAGAGAGTGGGACAGGCAAGGAAGTGGTCGCACGCGCGATTCATGAACGCAGTTCTCGGCGCGATTATCCATTTCAGGTGATCGATTGTACTTCCATTCCCGAGAGCTTATTCGAGTCGATCGTGTTTGGGCATCGCAAGGGTTCTTTCACCGGAGCGGTAGCCAATCAAGAAGGGCTGTTAGAGCGTAGCCAGCATGGGACGGTCTTCTTTGATGAACTGGGCGAGCTACCGCTTCTTTCTCAAGCCAAATTGCTTCGCGCAGTTCAAGAACGATCTTACACGCCGGTAGGAGATACCACGCCTATTCAATTTGATGCACGCTTTATTTGTGCTACCAATCGAGCACTAGAGTCCGAGGTCCTGGCCGGGAGATTTCGCCGCGACCTATTCTATCGCCTGGGGGTCGTCAATTTAGAATTACCACCTCTGCGTGAGCGTGGCGAGGATGTGATCTTGCTTGCGCATCATTTTCTAGAAAAGTTGCGAAATAGCGACAGCGGGCCGACTCGGTTCTCTACGCCAGTTCTCGAGCGTTTTCGAGAATATGGTTGGCCTGGCAATATCCGTGAATTGCGAAACGTCGTTGAGAGAACGATTGCGCTGGCACGAAACGACCAAATCGAGACCGAAGATCTTCCTCGGGCTTTGCAAGAGAAGCAAGCGGGGCGTTTGGTGGAAAGCGAAGTCGGCGAAATTTCACGAGAAACGGCGTTGGATAGTGCCGACTACAAATACTTGACGTTGTTGCTTACCAAGCACAACGGCAATGTTTCTCACGCTGCTGAGCAAGCTGGTATTTCGCGTCAGGGGATTCATAAGCTGCTAAAGAAGCATGGGATTTCGGCTGCCAATTTTCGAGCTTAG
- a CDS encoding response regulator: MKKTVLIADDNADIVDILKRRCETLGLNVIVANNAMEALTKAEAYQPEAIMLDVNMPHGNGLSVCEMLTHHEQLSSIPVIVLTGNTSSEVVKRCHQLCAFYIPKTTDIWSQIEPVLCDLLKITPMKDTPDVNTEEDASANCVAMLDRVFSILGAEINRNTETEMECAVEEDAAPWVLTIEDDEDVAFTLRRRLQEVGINAVNANEGTEGYRHAFMSVPTAIILDYELPGGNGAYVMRRLKESPVTASIPVIVLTGRKEGYIERQMRSMGASAFYNKPIPWQQVQETLSNLVPAAFAN; encoded by the coding sequence ATGAAAAAGACCGTTCTAATTGCGGACGACAATGCCGATATCGTCGATATTCTTAAACGGCGTTGCGAAACGCTGGGTCTGAATGTGATTGTGGCAAACAACGCCATGGAAGCGCTAACCAAAGCCGAGGCTTACCAGCCAGAAGCGATCATGCTGGATGTGAACATGCCCCATGGAAACGGGCTCTCCGTTTGTGAAATGCTAACGCATCATGAACAGTTGAGTTCGATTCCCGTGATTGTCTTGACCGGAAACACTTCTTCGGAAGTTGTCAAACGTTGCCATCAATTGTGTGCGTTCTACATTCCTAAGACAACGGACATTTGGAGTCAGATAGAGCCTGTACTTTGCGATCTACTCAAAATTACTCCTATGAAGGATACGCCGGACGTGAATACCGAAGAAGATGCTTCCGCAAATTGCGTTGCCATGCTTGATCGTGTTTTTAGTATTCTGGGGGCCGAGATCAATCGCAACACGGAAACGGAAATGGAATGTGCCGTGGAGGAAGATGCTGCTCCATGGGTGCTGACCATCGAGGACGACGAGGATGTCGCGTTCACGCTAAGAAGACGCTTGCAAGAGGTTGGAATCAATGCGGTAAATGCGAATGAGGGTACCGAAGGCTATCGGCATGCGTTTATGTCGGTACCGACGGCGATCATCCTCGATTATGAACTGCCAGGCGGTAACGGGGCCTACGTCATGCGGCGGCTCAAAGAATCTCCTGTGACAGCTTCCATTCCGGTTATCGTTCTTACGGGCCGAAAGGAAGGGTATATTGAACGCCAAATGCGAAGCATGGGAGCTTCGGCGTTCTATAACAAGCCGATCCCTTGGCAACAAGTTCAAGAAACGCTCTCCAACCTTGTCCCAGCTGCATTTGCAAACTAG
- the rnk gene encoding nucleoside diphosphate kinase regulator: MASKKKNNKKIVLTAGDYRRLVSLLNDSFALAIADKPYLKNLRSELDAAEIVDARLIPKDVVTMNSTVHLRELSSNELDTFTLVFPKDANIVEGKLSVLAPVGTAILGQKIGDVVTWPALSGRVKVEIEEVIVPEVQSEITTWL; the protein is encoded by the coding sequence GTGGCAAGCAAGAAGAAAAACAATAAGAAGATCGTTTTGACCGCCGGCGATTATCGTCGACTTGTCTCCCTTTTGAACGATAGTTTTGCATTAGCCATAGCCGACAAGCCCTACTTAAAGAACCTGCGTAGCGAACTTGATGCCGCCGAAATCGTCGATGCGCGTCTTATCCCTAAGGATGTCGTCACGATGAATTCAACGGTACACCTGCGCGAGTTAAGCTCGAATGAACTCGATACCTTCACGCTCGTCTTCCCCAAGGATGCCAATATTGTTGAAGGCAAGCTATCGGTACTTGCGCCAGTTGGGACAGCCATTCTCGGTCAAAAAATCGGCGATGTCGTGACCTGGCCGGCTCTTAGCGGAAGGGTGAAAGTTGAAATTGAAGAAGTGATTGTGCCAGAGGTTCAAAGCGAGATAACCACCTGGCTATAG
- a CDS encoding ATP-binding response regulator, with protein sequence MSLGNATIRVLILEDDDADAQITTRQLQQSRYTFQIRHVACMDDAMAYLQEGSYDAIVADVHVPDSAGIGTITKLRECCKTTAILAITSAATPEIEDEIFAAGAQDFRLKEELCGNALARAVVHAIERQKDLNRIKRLVRHLKRSQVQLRDQAQQLKQKNRHLRKLYRTAKEFVDNVSHDLRTPLTVIKDYVSIVRDGMAGEVNPEQKKLLGKVTVRADDLNNMVDDILDASKLEAGLLGAWRRPISIPDVISHAASLLRERASIKGIELVIDCPSDLPEAYCDSEKAVRVISNLANNAIKFSKPGEKVTLWAKYQPIEAEILIGVTDHGPGIEQDCLEQIFQRFNQLDNNESATGKGFGLGLCIAQRLSRINLGQLSVESQVGQGSTFAFTVPLAEPTEVFWRWLGIRSDSSFPLYMNKVSLGETVAEKDADDFDRFMNCLLRRQDLLFRLSPREWLLILSIPENEVQRWEERASRDFTRFNRNRPQGPLPGYSRRVIQQWPARISARRVLSEFERILQREFNTSTVEAIAFQ encoded by the coding sequence ATGAGTTTAGGAAATGCCACAATCAGAGTCCTCATTCTTGAAGACGATGATGCGGATGCACAAATCACGACTCGTCAATTGCAACAGTCGCGATACACTTTTCAGATTCGGCACGTCGCCTGCATGGACGACGCGATGGCCTATCTCCAAGAAGGATCCTACGACGCAATTGTTGCCGATGTGCATGTGCCAGACTCGGCTGGCATTGGCACAATTACCAAACTGCGCGAATGCTGTAAAACGACTGCCATCCTTGCGATCACCTCTGCGGCGACTCCCGAAATTGAAGACGAGATTTTTGCTGCCGGAGCGCAGGACTTTCGCCTTAAGGAAGAACTGTGTGGCAATGCCCTGGCGCGGGCTGTCGTTCATGCTATCGAACGTCAAAAGGATCTTAACCGGATTAAACGCTTGGTGCGTCATCTCAAGCGAAGTCAGGTTCAATTAAGAGATCAGGCCCAGCAGTTGAAGCAAAAGAATCGGCACTTGCGAAAGTTGTACCGCACCGCCAAAGAGTTTGTGGACAACGTTTCGCACGACCTGCGTACTCCTTTGACGGTGATCAAAGACTACGTTTCGATCGTGCGCGATGGCATGGCCGGCGAGGTCAATCCCGAGCAGAAGAAGCTGTTGGGTAAGGTGACCGTTCGGGCAGATGATCTTAACAACATGGTCGATGACATCTTAGATGCCAGCAAGCTGGAGGCTGGATTGCTGGGCGCTTGGCGACGCCCAATAAGCATTCCGGATGTCATTTCGCATGCAGCCAGTTTGCTGCGAGAACGTGCTTCGATCAAAGGGATCGAATTGGTGATTGATTGTCCGTCGGACTTGCCGGAAGCCTATTGCGATAGCGAAAAAGCTGTCCGTGTGATCAGCAACCTGGCGAACAATGCCATCAAGTTCTCGAAGCCTGGCGAGAAGGTGACCCTATGGGCCAAATATCAACCGATCGAGGCGGAAATTTTGATCGGGGTAACCGATCATGGGCCTGGTATCGAGCAAGACTGTTTGGAGCAAATTTTCCAACGGTTTAATCAACTAGACAATAACGAATCGGCAACCGGCAAAGGCTTTGGGCTGGGGCTGTGTATTGCCCAACGACTGAGTCGAATCAATTTGGGGCAATTAAGTGTCGAAAGTCAGGTGGGGCAGGGAAGCACGTTTGCGTTTACCGTTCCTTTGGCCGAGCCTACCGAGGTCTTCTGGCGTTGGCTGGGAATTCGTAGCGATTCTTCCTTCCCGCTTTACATGAATAAAGTCTCGCTAGGAGAAACGGTCGCTGAGAAGGATGCGGACGATTTCGACCGATTCATGAACTGTTTACTGCGAAGACAAGACCTTCTATTTCGCCTGTCCCCACGGGAATGGTTGCTGATCCTCTCTATCCCCGAGAATGAAGTTCAACGATGGGAGGAAAGGGCCAGCCGAGACTTTACGCGTTTCAATCGCAATCGTCCTCAAGGACCGTTGCCAGGATATTCACGACGCGTAATTCAGCAGTGGCCCGCTCGGATTTCAGCGAGGAGGGTCTTAAGCGAGTTCGAGAGAATTCTACAACGGGAGTTCAATACTTCGACAGTTGAAGCGATAGCGTTTCAATAA
- a CDS encoding sensor histidine kinase produces the protein MERSHLFSDLEGALKEGPIFRAIADCTYDWESWHLPDGTLQWVNAAVERMTGLSPGQCLTMQDYPLPLVDPSYRPRMARVMREAIEGSSGNDVEFLATHQDGSQRWMAISWQPMFDESETHLGFRTSIRDVTERHQLREELRLHNRHLEQLVQERTAQVAELEKHRLQMEKLAALGQLAAGVAHEVNNPLAGIRNAFALFRSGVSEEHEHAGLLDLIDNEIERISGITHQMYQLYRPSQQAIRAFDITRVMEEVLALLEPISRKANVWIDQRMKSGTATATLEESQVFLREGELKQILFNLVRNAIQASEFGDTVTILYSTTPDTVVISVLDQGDGIDPEVMPYIFDPFFSTKSNAPREGMGLGLSVSRSLVEAMGGEIHVRSTLRTGSEFEVVLPRELDEPVQRSGVSPGIVEP, from the coding sequence ATGGAACGATCTCATCTTTTCTCCGATTTAGAGGGTGCGTTGAAAGAAGGCCCCATTTTCCGAGCGATTGCGGATTGCACGTACGATTGGGAAAGTTGGCATTTGCCAGACGGAACGCTGCAATGGGTTAACGCCGCCGTAGAGCGAATGACGGGGCTCTCGCCTGGGCAATGCTTAACCATGCAAGACTACCCCTTGCCGCTGGTTGATCCGAGCTATCGCCCTCGAATGGCGCGTGTCATGCGAGAGGCGATCGAAGGAAGTAGCGGCAACGATGTGGAGTTTCTGGCTACGCATCAAGATGGCTCACAGCGTTGGATGGCCATTTCCTGGCAGCCCATGTTCGACGAATCGGAAACGCACCTCGGTTTTCGTACAAGTATCCGCGACGTGACCGAGCGTCATCAACTGCGAGAAGAATTGCGATTACACAATCGCCATTTGGAACAACTCGTGCAAGAGCGTACTGCTCAGGTGGCCGAGTTGGAGAAGCACCGCCTGCAGATGGAAAAGCTGGCTGCTTTAGGGCAACTTGCCGCTGGTGTTGCCCATGAAGTGAATAACCCGTTGGCGGGAATCCGTAATGCTTTTGCACTATTCCGATCTGGTGTCTCTGAAGAACATGAGCATGCTGGGTTATTGGACTTGATTGATAACGAAATTGAACGCATCAGCGGAATTACGCATCAGATGTATCAACTTTATCGCCCCAGCCAGCAGGCGATCCGAGCCTTTGATATTACACGTGTCATGGAAGAAGTATTGGCACTTCTCGAACCGATCTCGCGAAAAGCCAATGTGTGGATCGATCAGCGAATGAAATCGGGAACTGCCACGGCAACGCTTGAGGAAAGCCAAGTGTTTCTGCGTGAAGGTGAACTGAAGCAAATCTTGTTCAACCTGGTTCGTAACGCGATTCAGGCTTCCGAATTTGGCGACACCGTGACCATTCTATACTCCACCACCCCTGATACGGTTGTCATTTCGGTGTTGGATCAAGGTGACGGAATCGATCCTGAGGTGATGCCGTATATTTTCGATCCGTTCTTTAGTACCAAGTCGAACGCTCCACGCGAAGGAATGGGGCTCGGGCTATCGGTTTCGCGCAGCTTGGTCGAAGCAATGGGGGGCGAAATTCATGTTCGTAGTACGCTGCGTACGGGAAGTGAGTTTGAAGTGGTTCTCCCTCGGGAACTTGACGAACCGGTTCAGCGAAGCGGAGTCTCGCCAGGGATTGTAGAGCCGTAG
- a CDS encoding response regulator transcription factor: MNESKQILIVDDEHDIRDGVSYWLRAAGYSPLFADDGSSGIESAKRNHPDVILLDVQMPEKDGLDTLHDLRMDPCTSDIPVIMLSASLSDEYRALDAGARFFVQKPYEGYRIISAIQAVLMPVMA, from the coding sequence ATGAATGAATCAAAACAAATACTGATTGTGGATGACGAGCACGACATACGAGATGGTGTCTCGTATTGGCTGCGTGCCGCAGGGTACTCGCCATTGTTTGCAGATGACGGATCCAGTGGCATCGAGTCGGCTAAGCGCAATCATCCAGACGTGATTCTTCTGGATGTGCAAATGCCAGAGAAAGACGGGCTAGATACGTTGCATGATCTTCGAATGGATCCTTGCACTTCGGACATTCCTGTCATTATGCTTTCGGCCAGTTTGTCGGATGAATATCGAGCACTCGACGCAGGTGCGCGGTTCTTTGTGCAAAAACCATACGAAGGTTACCGAATCATATCGGCCATCCAGGCGGTGCTTATGCCAGTCATGGCATGA
- a CDS encoding proton-conducting transporter membrane subunit, translating into MTIELLLHILGVVVVASPAVLFSALGLPLLLGFHLGEGVQATLTKTAVVAGFMASVGILGVMLTFGLRHVPIEFGNWVAIPQEHFHFHLKFVFDRLSVPFVILSFLLCGTVGAFAAVYLHRDRGYRRFFLLYALFLLGMVVSSLAGTIETLFFGWELVGLSSALLVAYFHERPGPVRNGLRVWATYRIADAAFLIAALALHHLTGAGDFDGLMGSGPWPYGVAAIDSTSALVVGLLLLLAAAGKSGMVPFSGWIPRAMEGPTPSSAVFYGALSVHLGVFLLLRVSPLLEVSLPLRIMVVLLGLASAIFGAIASRAQCDVKNALAFASLTQVGIITVEIGFGLHYIALIHMIGHACLRTLQLLRSPSVLKDFRMLENAVGTHLGVDTSGTSKPLVPSKIWLYRFAMERGFLDALLNRWIIFPFLSIFRFCDALEKRWTNLLSGGNSRESDGLAPYGDSLEDIT; encoded by the coding sequence ATGACCATCGAATTATTGCTACACATTCTCGGCGTGGTCGTCGTCGCCAGCCCAGCCGTCTTATTCAGTGCGCTAGGCCTGCCGCTCTTGCTTGGGTTTCACCTTGGCGAAGGCGTTCAAGCGACGTTAACCAAGACTGCCGTCGTGGCCGGGTTTATGGCCTCGGTAGGTATTCTTGGTGTAATGCTAACCTTCGGATTACGCCACGTTCCGATCGAATTCGGCAACTGGGTAGCCATCCCTCAAGAACACTTTCATTTCCATTTGAAATTTGTTTTTGATCGCCTTTCGGTTCCCTTTGTGATTTTGTCGTTTTTACTCTGCGGAACCGTCGGAGCCTTCGCAGCGGTTTACCTTCATCGAGACCGCGGTTATCGACGCTTCTTCCTACTCTATGCATTGTTTCTTTTGGGTATGGTGGTTTCCTCGTTGGCGGGCACCATCGAAACGTTGTTTTTTGGGTGGGAACTGGTCGGCCTGTCGTCGGCACTTCTGGTCGCCTATTTCCACGAGCGTCCTGGTCCTGTTCGTAACGGCCTGCGAGTTTGGGCTACCTACCGCATCGCGGATGCTGCTTTCCTAATAGCGGCGTTAGCATTGCATCACTTAACCGGTGCGGGCGATTTCGATGGCTTGATGGGCTCTGGTCCCTGGCCATACGGAGTGGCAGCGATCGACTCGACGTCAGCCTTAGTGGTTGGTCTTCTCTTGCTTCTGGCAGCAGCAGGCAAATCCGGCATGGTCCCCTTTTCCGGCTGGATCCCTCGGGCAATGGAAGGGCCAACACCATCGAGTGCGGTGTTCTACGGAGCGTTATCCGTTCACCTGGGTGTGTTCCTCTTATTGCGAGTCAGTCCACTGCTAGAAGTCTCGCTGCCTCTGCGAATTATGGTGGTGTTACTGGGACTGGCCTCGGCGATCTTTGGAGCGATTGCCTCCCGCGCCCAATGCGATGTGAAGAACGCCCTGGCCTTTGCTTCGCTAACCCAAGTCGGGATCATTACGGTCGAAATTGGTTTCGGCCTGCACTATATCGCCTTGATTCATATGATTGGGCATGCCTGCCTAAGAACCTTACAACTATTGCGGTCACCTTCCGTCCTGAAGGACTTCCGCATGCTGGAAAACGCTGTGGGAACGCACCTGGGCGTTGATACATCCGGCACCTCCAAGCCGTTGGTGCCCAGTAAGATTTGGTTATATCGATTTGCGATGGAACGTGGCTTTCTCGATGCGTTGTTGAATCGTTGGATTATCTTTCCATTCCTGAGCATCTTTCGTTTCTGCGATGCTTTAGAGAAACGCTGGACCAATCTCCTTTCTGGCGGTAACTCACGAGAGTCTGATGGCCTGGCTCCTTACGGAGATTCACTGGAGGACATCACGTGA
- a CDS encoding proton-conducting transporter membrane subunit: MPEIHLPWLGLSILLPLIGAIIASWMKDSERAKLLSVVICSVTLLLACGEWADFALLPSFPLQDQGPLFRLFNLNSFFVVDEFSAPLIPLAALLYLATVLTTLRTKVNRFSFKWTLFSEAVLLATLGCHEPWLIILLLAVGVIPPWIELRKRRQSTRVYELHMGLCLALLILGQWLAGPGASASNPPILAGCLLTAGALIRSGICPLHCWMTDLFEKATFGTALLFVTPMAGTYAIMRLVFPIAPTWALQSIAILSLITAVYAAGMALVQHESRRFFCYLFLSHSSLVLVGLEMATPIGLTGALCVWFSVGISQLGFGLALRSVEARTGRLSLDGFHGLYEHTPFLANMFLLTGLASIGFPGTIGFIGTELLVEGAVDVYPMIGFAVVLAAALNGIAVVKAYFHVFTGTRHVSTVSLVCRPSERVMILTIVVLIIGGGIYPHPGVVSRYNAATALIKMRDAGEEAATEINHSAN; this comes from the coding sequence ATGCCTGAAATTCACTTACCCTGGTTGGGCTTGTCGATATTGCTGCCGCTAATTGGCGCGATCATCGCCTCTTGGATGAAAGACAGCGAGCGTGCCAAGCTGCTCAGCGTTGTAATCTGCAGCGTCACCTTGTTGCTGGCTTGTGGCGAATGGGCAGATTTCGCATTGCTGCCTTCCTTCCCGTTACAAGACCAAGGCCCCCTCTTTCGCCTCTTCAATCTCAACAGCTTTTTTGTTGTTGACGAGTTTAGCGCCCCACTCATACCACTTGCAGCGTTGCTTTATTTAGCAACCGTCCTGACTACCCTTCGCACGAAGGTTAATCGCTTTTCGTTCAAATGGACGCTGTTTTCAGAAGCGGTGCTGCTTGCCACCCTGGGCTGTCACGAACCATGGCTCATTATTTTGCTCCTCGCCGTGGGTGTCATTCCTCCCTGGATCGAGTTGCGTAAGCGTCGCCAGTCAACGCGAGTCTACGAGCTCCACATGGGCCTATGCTTGGCTTTGCTGATATTGGGTCAATGGCTAGCGGGACCCGGGGCTTCTGCCAGTAATCCGCCTATTTTGGCCGGATGCCTGCTGACAGCTGGGGCCTTGATTCGTAGCGGAATCTGCCCCCTGCACTGCTGGATGACCGACTTATTCGAGAAGGCGACGTTCGGCACGGCCCTGCTGTTTGTCACGCCGATGGCCGGCACCTATGCGATTATGCGGCTAGTGTTCCCGATTGCACCAACTTGGGCATTGCAAAGCATTGCGATTTTGTCCCTAATCACGGCCGTCTATGCTGCCGGCATGGCTCTGGTTCAACACGAATCTCGCCGTTTCTTTTGCTACCTATTCTTGAGTCATTCCTCGCTTGTTCTGGTCGGCCTGGAAATGGCGACCCCGATCGGGCTCACTGGTGCTTTGTGCGTTTGGTTTTCCGTGGGAATCTCACAACTGGGATTCGGGCTGGCCTTAAGGTCAGTTGAAGCCCGAACCGGTCGGCTTTCACTCGACGGCTTTCACGGGCTGTACGAACACACGCCGTTTCTCGCCAACATGTTCTTGCTAACCGGCTTGGCTTCGATTGGCTTCCCCGGCACGATTGGTTTCATCGGTACGGAACTGCTGGTCGAGGGGGCCGTAGATGTCTACCCCATGATCGGCTTCGCCGTTGTGCTTGCGGCAGCATTGAATGGCATTGCCGTCGTCAAAGCGTACTTTCACGTTTTCACCGGCACACGCCATGTATCGACCGTGTCGCTTGTGTGTCGTCCCTCTGAACGCGTGATGATCTTGACGATTGTGGTGCTGATTATTGGAGGTGGTATCTATCCACATCCAGGAGTCGTTTCGCGATACAACGCGGCAACTGCCTTAATCAAAATGCGTGATGCTGGCGAAGAAGCAGCAACCGAAATCAACCACTCAGCCAATTAA